The genomic segment AACAGCTACCTGAGACAGGATAGAATCTGGGACAAGCAAAAAGCCCTGGCTATCTTGGAAAAATGTCAGCAAAAGCCAGCAAATGCCACAGAGAACAGCAAGGAATCCCGGCAAAGCGCCCCCCAGCTCTTTGACCTCACAGCTCTACAGAGAGAGGCAAACTCACGTTTTGGCTTTTCCGCCAAAAACACCTTGGGAATCGCCCAAGCTCTCTACGAAAAGCACAAGGCCCTGACCTACCCAAGAACAGACTCCAGACACCTGCCCGAAGACTATGTAGACACGGTAAAAGAGATCACCCAAAACCAAACAGGCTGGGAATTCGCAGCCATTGCCAAAACAGCACTGAAAGAGGGCTACATAAAGGCACAAACCCGCATCTTCAATAACAAAAAAATCTCTGATCACCATGCGATCATCCCAACAAACACCCTGCCACAAAACCTCAGTGAGCCGGAATTAAAAATATACACAATGGTGGTCCAGCGCTTCCTTGCTATCTTCTTTCCACCAGCAGTCTTCCACAACACCAAACGCTACTCTCTGGTGGAAGGTCAAACCTTTTTAACCGAGGGGAAAATACTCTTGGAGGCTGGCTGGAAGGTCGTCTACGCAGGGGCAGACGGAAGTACCGGCAAAGATAAAATCCTTGCGCCCATCCCTACAGGAAGCCCAGTCACCTGCAACAAAATCGAAAAAGAAGCACTGACAACCACCCCCCCCGCCCGCTATAACGAGGCGACCCTGCTATCGGCCATGGAAAACTCGGACAAGTTTATAGAGAACGAAGAACTTGCCGACGCCATGAAAGAGCGAGGCCTAGGCACACCGGCAACCCGAGCCACAATTATAGAGAAGCTGATCAAAGAAAAATACGTGGTGCGTGAGGCAAAAGATCTCGTCCCCACAGGCAAGGCCTTTGAACTGTTTTCACTTATCGAGGCAATGAAGATAGACACCCTCGCCTCTCCTGAAATGACCGGTGAATGGGAGTATAAGCTTAATCAAATATTTAAGGGCGAGATGACCAGAGATGATTTCATGCAAGAAATCCGTCAACTTACCCAACAAATAGTCGACAGGGTAAGAGACTTCAACACCGATGAAGAACGTAGCCTCGCCCCCTTCAGCCCCGTGGGAGAGACAGTCATCTACTCCACCCCTACAGCCTGGGTCTCAGAAGATGGGACAATTGCCATCAGGAAGGTCCTGGGTGGCAGACTCATGTCAAACAAAGAAATAGTGGCCCTGCTTGAAGGAAAGAGCCTCGGCCCCTTTAGTGACTGGCGCTCCAAACGTGGCAAAAATTTTACCGCAACGGTCAGCCTCAAAAACAACAAGATTGAATTTATCTTTGCAGATTCAACGGCCGATCTCGACATTGATAGCATTAAAAAACAGGAACCTCTCGGACTCTCACCCGTTGACCAAACGGCAGTTTTTGAAACACCTGTTGGCTATATGTCAGAATCAGCTCTTGACGGAGAGAGCAAAAAAGGTTT from the Desulfotalea psychrophila LSv54 genome contains:
- a CDS encoding DNA topoisomerase III; this translates as MTTKILIIAEKPSVAGDLAKVLPGKFTKQKTHYESDSHIVSYAVGHLVSLCYPEEIDPIYQKWGLANLPILPESFPLKAVENTKSQLNALKKLIRRKDVTEIINACDAGREGELIFKYILKYVWNTSVAKKTIKRLWLQSMTAESIKKGFNNLRENDTMQSLEDAALCRSESDWLIGLNATRALTGFNSRKGGFFLTPCGRVQTPTLSLIVKREAIRNGFTPTDYNCLQANFSFETGSYSGKWIDPNFKKDPKNSYLRQDRIWDKQKALAILEKCQQKPANATENSKESRQSAPQLFDLTALQREANSRFGFSAKNTLGIAQALYEKHKALTYPRTDSRHLPEDYVDTVKEITQNQTGWEFAAIAKTALKEGYIKAQTRIFNNKKISDHHAIIPTNTLPQNLSEPELKIYTMVVQRFLAIFFPPAVFHNTKRYSLVEGQTFLTEGKILLEAGWKVVYAGADGSTGKDKILAPIPTGSPVTCNKIEKEALTTTPPARYNEATLLSAMENSDKFIENEELADAMKERGLGTPATRATIIEKLIKEKYVVREAKDLVPTGKAFELFSLIEAMKIDTLASPEMTGEWEYKLNQIFKGEMTRDDFMQEIRQLTQQIVDRVRDFNTDEERSLAPFSPVGETVIYSTPTAWVSEDGTIAIRKVLGGRLMSNKEIVALLEGKSLGPFSDWRSKRGKNFTATVSLKNNKIEFIFADSTADLDIDSIKKQEPLGLSPVDQTAVFETPVGYMSESALDGESKKGLKISKVILDKTISKENIQQLLTDGKTELIQGFISKRKRPFDAYLLMDKKGKITFEFPPRKPKNKPQD